The following DNA comes from Bacteroidota bacterium.
GCCCCGGGGTTATTAACTACTATTATTTGGGTGGCTTGCCCTCCGGGTTGCCATTCATACGTGGTCATCCCGGAATTGGCATAAAGGGTTACGGAATCTCCAGCGCAAAGGGTACCGGTTTGGGAAGCAGTAATGAGTGCTTCCACAGGAGAGATTATAATATTTGCAGAAACAGAGGTGGGAATATTACAAGAAGTAACCACGCAGGTATAAGTTCCGGGTTGGTATATCCATTGAATGGAATCAGAACCAAAAAGGGGAGCACTCCACTGGTATATTCCAAAAGTGGAGGAAAAGACCTCTAATTGTATGCTGTCACCAGGGCAAAGTATCCCATGAGGAGTAATTTCCAGGAAAGGCGTTGTGTAATTCCTCACTTCAAAAGTGTTTGAGACCCGCTGGCAAGAGTCATTATCTGTTACAAGGCAATAGTAAAAACCTGCAATATTCACATAAACCGATTGCAGGGTATCATAATTCATCCAACCTGAAGGGCCATGCCACAGGTATTTACCCGCAATATTCACTGTAAGCAAAACGGAATCCCCCGGACAAATAACTCCATGGGAGGGTTGAGCCGTTATATTTGGTTGAGGTTTGAAGATTACATTTTTATATTGTGCTTCTTTTTTTTGGCAACCATTTGAATCTAATACAGTAATTTCAAGTTTGTAATTTCCTGAATTATAAATATTAATTGAATCTGTATCATTGGGTCCTGAAATTCCTGAACCATCTATATTGGACCAATCGTAAATATAATTTCCTTGTAGCGTGGTCCATAATGGAATAGTATCCCCTGGGCATAAAATTTCATTTCCGAAAATCTGGAAAGGGGAAATTTCTGGTGCGGGATAAACAATAATATATATTGAATCAGACACCAGCGTTGTGTCAGTTCCGCATGTGTTGTTCCTGATTACAGTTGCATTAAAATAATACCATCCGGTTTGAACTGGCAAAAAACTAATAGCCGCTTGATTTGGACATGTAGAATTGGAAAAATTTGGAACAGGATAATTTTGCCATAGTGTTTGTGTAACATCTATGCAATAAGGAAGAGTAGTAATTGCAGCGGGGTTTGTTATAGTGTCATAAATAAAAACCCTGATGTATTTATTTGGGCAGGTTCTAATTGTATCAGTATAAAAGGTGTCCAAGGGGAATCGCATTCTAAGATCATAGAGCGGCAGAACATCTACTTTAACATATATTTTATTTGTGTTTACACAATTATTACTGTCAATCACATTAAAAGTATACCAACCGGAGTTTTTTGCCCAAACGCTGTCTGAATTTACAGTTCCAATGTTTGTGTTTATCCAATATCTTGTTTGTATATTGGAAGAAGGATGCCCGGTTAATAAAACACTATCCGGGAAACATAAAAAAACTGGATTGGTATTAATTTTAAAGGTATTTACTCCTTTACTGTCAGAAATAGGAGGTATAAGGGGTACTGGATTTACCTGTACGTATATTGTGTCAGAACTTACAAAACATCCGTCATAACTGCTGAGTTGTAATGAGTAGTTTCCAGAGGTATTGATGAAACTATTGAAGGTGGTATCCCCGTTTGACCAGTTGTAATGAAAAGCCGGAGCAATACTGTTAATATCTATAAGGTGTATGTTGGTGGTTGTTTGGGTATTACTAGAAATAAAATTTGGCCCGCAAAGGGCTATTGTATCGGCACAATTTTCAGCTGCGCAAACACCCAGATAAGGTCTGTTACATGTGCTGCCTTCCCGGTAATAATAATCATAAGGGGCACGTGATTCATCAAAAACCTGTCCTGCAATTAAATCACCATTCCCCCTGGAATTAATAGATAAATAAAAATTATAAAAAGGATCAGCACATAATGCATTGGGAGAATTGGCGGTGTTGTTTTTAGTTAAATTTCCTGTTACATTATATACAGCATTTGTTCTGGGAATGTTCAAATTATTCCAGTAACTACCACCAATTAACAATTGATTGGAGGTGTTTATGGCATTAGTCCAACAGTGATCATTGTTAACGCTTCCTGCTTGTTGAGCCCAGGTTCTTTCCAGGTTATTATTGAATTTAATTGCATATATATCCCAGTATCCTACACTGTTAAAAGTTCCCTGGCCATAGTAATTTGCAAGGTTTGAAAAAACACATTTAAAGTGACCTCCAATATATACGTCCCCTGATAAGGTAACAGCTACTGTCCTGGAACTTATGTCGCTAGCCGAGGCTTCTGTGGTGGCTTTGATAAAAGTGCCTGAAGTGTCGTATTTGGCCACAAAAATTTTATTGTAATAAGTACTATTAGAAATAGTTTGGTTTTGCCCTGGTTGAAAAAAGATCAATTGGTTTCCTTTGTTGTCCCCTGTGATGTATAAATCCTTCCCTTTTACCAATAATCCATATGCTATATTCATTTGTCCTCCGCCAATTCTTCTGAACCAAAGCTCATTTCCTTCAGGGTCGATTTTCATCAGGAAAATGGCATTCATCATATTGTTGTTGTAGGTATTGGTAAATTGAATGGTGTCGGAGAATTGCCCGGTTACATAAATATTCCCAGAATCATCTGATGCAATGCTCATACCCCTGTCAGTGTATTTTGCATTTCCCTGTTTAACCCATACTTCATTTCCTGATCCATCATATTTTGCAATGAATACATCATAAGAAGGTAATCCATCGATTGGATCTATCATGCTGTTCACAGAAATGCTCCCGAAATTTACCTGACCTCTAAACTGGCCCGTAATATATACATTGCCCAAGGGGTCGGAACATACTTTATAGCCCATGTCTCCGGTCATAGCCCCTCCTGCAGATTTTACCCAAAGGACATCCCCGGTAATGCCATCATACTTGGCCAGGAAAATATCCTGGGTGGCATTTATTGCACTAAGAGTAAAACCGTCAAAAGAAGCAAATGTGGAATAAAATCCGGTCACAAAACAGTTCCCTGCCGGATCCAGCGCTATGGATAAGCCCTTGTCGGCTCCCTGGCCGCCAGCTTTTTTTAACCATAAAATACTGCCTACAGGGTCAATTTTGGCAACAAAAATATCCAGATAACCATTGGAATTCATGTTTATTCCTCCCAATTGCATTACCTGACTGAAATATCCTGTTATATAAACATTGCCGCTGGCATCGGTAACCATATCAATGCATTCGTCAATTTGCTGACCTCCACCGGTTGTTATATGATAGTTTTGGGATTTTGCCTCCGGTATAATCAACAGGAATAGGCAAAGTATTATATTAAGAAGAATAAAAACCTTTGATTTATTCATCGGAGAACTTTCGATATTTAAGGCTAATTTACCTTTTTTAATCGGAAAACCAAGGTTTTTATATTAAAAGTCCCATAACACCTCAAATTTAAAGATAAAGGAGAAAAACATAAATTCCCTTCATCCGGATTGAGTCATCTCTTACAAATTGCGATTAACATATTTAAAACCATTTATTGGCTTCCCTTAAATTTAATCCATCTTAGTATATATTTGGCATTACCGAAATTACATTGTCACATTATTTAAAAATGCTTACAAGTTGCCTTTTATGAATTTCATGTTTACCATTTTGCCTTTTAACAAGAAATTCAAAATATATATTCCATTAGCATCCTCCAAAGAATCTATTCCAGCAACGAGCACTAAACTACCATCCATTGATTTTAAGGAGGCGTTAACTCTTGCAATTCCAGGGAAAGTACTGATTTGATTCCATGTATCCGTTGCAGGGTCATATTCATAAAGTTCCTTTCTTAAACTCTCGTTTTGATCCTTGCCAAAAATCAAATAACCTTTTCCGTTGTGGACAGTGGCAGATGCACGCCAAAGGGAACCAAAGGGCAAATTGTTTTTTTGAATCCAGGTATCATTGGCCATAGTATAAGCCCATACTTCATTGATGGATGAATTTACTGTTGTTTTCCCACCTATAATGTAAGCTACATTGTTAATTACCATACTGCTTGATCCGGCTCTGCCAACAGAGGGTAAAGGTGATTTAATACCCACTGATTGGACTGTTCATTGAACATCCATAAATCATTTAAATAATCGGAATTAACTCCTCCAAAAACATAACCTGAATTCGTGGATGAAAATCCTGAAGCATATTGCCTTTCTGTTCCAGTGGGCATTGAAGGGGATATGCTCCATGATTCTGTTGTCATATCAAAGCTATAGACGTCATTACAGGCAATCCAACCTGTTTTAAAACCGGTGCCGCAGTATGCTTTATTTCCAATCATAAAATAGGTTCCGTCATCCCTTTCAGTAGAAGGAAAATCTGCAATTTGCTCCCAGCTCTGACTCATTGATGTAAAGTGGACTGTGCTTAGTAAAAAACACAGTATATATTTAATGCTAAAAGGGATTAAATGATAGGGCAAGAATATGGATTGTTAACAGGTGATTACTAATCTAAAAATGAAGTAAATCTATTGATTTTTTCAGAAAGAGTACAATTCCATCGATTGATTATTTTAGTTTAATCAATTATTTAAGATAGAATGGTATGTAAACAAGAAAGCCGTTCCAATAATTGAAACGGCTTTCTTGTTTTAGGTTAAATTTAATTCCTATTCTCTTAAATCAATCACTTCCACCTTTGGGTATTTTGCAGCATTGAAAGTAAAATGAGCATCTGTAACATCAGCATTAGGAACGAATGATTTAACTGTATAGGTGTAATTGTTTCCATCCTTGCTTAAAACCTTTATTGAATGTATTTGCTTTGCATTTTTATCAATGTATAGCTTTACTGTATGAAAAGCTTTAGCTTTTGTGTCAATAGGATATAAGTTAATGGATTGAATCACTTTTCCATTTTCGGTTTTTTCTCCTTCAAATTTATATTTAAATCCTTTTTCATACATAGTAAATATATTAGAAGGAGTAATAGCATCACTCGAGGATGGATCAATGTTGTTAATTTGAACTTCATTGGCATCCTTTAAATAAGTCCAGACTGTTTTGCCATCAGAAATAACTTCCTGACCAGCGATTTCTAAACGGTATTTGCTTCCCTTGATAGTGATTGTTCCTTCCTGTGTCTCGTTTATTTTAGCACTTGGATTTTCAAGTGTGTAGGAAAAGGTAGCTTTTATACTGGAATAGGATTTGGTTTTTGCGCTTAATTCATCCAGTATTGCCTTTGCTTTGACATCATCCTGGGCAGAAGCATTATAAGTACTAAGTGCTACAAATGCTATAATTATTGTAAGTAGTTTTTTCATGATTATAAAGCGGAATTTTTAGTGAATTTATTGTTTTAAAAATAATGATTTTATCGCATTGCTCATTCACCTTTCAAAAACTGTTCCAAAGATACTTCATCGGGAATTAGCACCTGTCTTGCCTTGCTTCCTTCAAATGGCCCTATTATTCCAGAGGCTTCCAGTTGATCGATTATTCTTCCGGCCCTGTTATAGCCAAGTTTGAGCCTGCGTTGTAAAAGAGAGGCGGAGCCTTGCTGGTGTATTACAACTATTTTAGCGGCTTCAACAAACATTGAATCCCTTTCTGATGCATCCATCGCTTTGCCCGTTCCTCCCTCAGAATCATCAACATATTCAGGAAGTAAAA
Coding sequences within:
- a CDS encoding gliding motility-associated C-terminal domain-containing protein gives rise to the protein MNKSKVFILLNIILCLFLLIIPEAKSQNYHITTGGGQQIDECIDMVTDASGNVYITGYFSQVMQLGGINMNSNGYLDIFVAKIDPVGSILWLKKAGGQGADKGLSIALDPAGNCFVTGFYSTFASFDGFTLSAINATQDIFLAKYDGITGDVLWVKSAGGAMTGDMGYKVCSDPLGNVYITGQFRGQVNFGSISVNSMIDPIDGLPSYDVFIAKYDGSGNEVWVKQGNAKYTDRGMSIASDDSGNIYVTGQFSDTIQFTNTYNNNMMNAIFLMKIDPEGNELWFRRIGGGQMNIAYGLLVKGKDLYITGDNKGNQLIFFQPGQNQTISNSTYYNKIFVAKYDTSGTFIKATTEASASDISSRTVAVTLSGDVYIGGHFKCVFSNLANYYGQGTFNSVGYWDIYAIKFNNNLERTWAQQAGSVNNDHCWTNAINTSNQLLIGGSYWNNLNIPRTNAVYNVTGNLTKNNTANSPNALCADPFYNFYLSINSRGNGDLIAGQVFDESRAPYDYYYREGSTCNRPYLGVCAAENCADTIALCGPNFISSNTQTTTNIHLIDINSIAPAFHYNWSNGDTTFNSFINTSGNYSLQLSSYDGCFVSSDTIYVQVNPVPLIPPISDSKGVNTFKINTNPVFLCFPDSVLLTGHPSSNIQTRYWINTNIGTVNSDSVWAKNSGWYTFNVIDSNNCVNTNKIYVKVDVLPLYDLRMRFPLDTFYTDTIRTCPNKYIRVFIYDTITNPAAITTLPYCIDVTQTLWQNYPVPNFSNSTCPNQAAISFLPVQTGWYYFNATVIRNNTCGTDTTLVSDSIYIIVYPAPEISPFQIFGNEILCPGDTIPLWTTLQGNYIYDWSNIDGSGISGPNDTDSINIYNSGNYKLEITVLDSNGCQKKEAQYKNVIFKPQPNITAQPSHGVICPGDSVLLTVNIAGKYLWHGPSGWMNYDTLQSVYVNIAGFYYCLVTDNDSCQRVSNTFEVRNYTTPFLEITPHGILCPGDSIQLEVFSSTFGIYQWSAPLFGSDSIQWIYQPGTYTCVVTSCNIPTSVSANIIISPVEALITASQTGTLCAGDSVTLYANSGMTTYEWQPGGQATQIIVVNNPGAYNVVVTDFYGCKDTSAFVSVNFHPEVNAPTASDTTICHGNSVTLNASSSNPIQWLDAPGGNLLAMSNAFTTNPLYSDTSYFVTSTDFSCSSIPLQVNVFMSIASLAPQLSFNNPVCVGGTLELTTPGIINGIYQWIGPDNFSSALQNPTITNVNSTNQGTYSLIIGDGVCQSPMSTLYIEFDAMPVLNLNNSGVVCQGDSLFLYADTLNGSYSWTGPGNFSSTFISPSLIASIQSSGFYYLEVSFPGCPPVKDSIEVTVLAQPPAPALSYNSPLCEYDTLFLNATFLFNAQYNWNGVQSFTSNLQNPFIYPALAGNYTATVTLDGCQSQEAYLMVNVQPTPLITNISVNTPICQGSSIILTGQASLPSVFIWYDPFGISYQGNPFTILNSDTTYNGTYELIVVANGCFSQVSSIEIDVVPLPLLDTIIIVASCDGSPLIIITDSLTGAIYHWSGPMTITSNQNPLIIPNANSSYAGTYSVYASVNGCIGNSVNATLTVFPLPEAPNAQSNSPVCMNDTLVLSATGPANSQLIWNGLNLVDTGQTVYFTSQTSGWFTYYVTAQVNGCASVPDTLLVEIMPGPENPYPFSNDPVCTNDTLYLYSSHYNGQNYQWTGPLGFQSTNSSDLIGLPSTFNSGYYILNTNVGNCSITDSILVQVYIAPIVSLGNDTIICNGETLLLEPANNFAQYFWQDYSSSNSFNVGSSGVYFVWVSDSAGCAAMDSIEISYIPCNATFPNVFTPNGDKKNDFFTFDSKGYSEFDLKIFNRWGTLIAELNLQANSWDGTLFNGNQAPEGVYFIEFSGVTFEGQIDSSNAFFHLLR
- a CDS encoding outer membrane lipoprotein carrier protein LolA translates to MKKLLTIIIAFVALSTYNASAQDDVKAKAILDELSAKTKSYSSIKATFSYTLENPSAKINETQEGTITIKGSKYRLEIAGQEVISDGKTVWTYLKDANEVQINNIDPSSSDAITPSNIFTMYEKGFKYKFEGEKTENGKVIQSINLYPIDTKAKAFHTVKLYIDKNAKQIHSIKVLSKDGNNYTYTVKSFVPNADVTDAHFTFNAAKYPKVEVIDLRE